Proteins encoded in a region of the Photobacterium profundum SS9 genome:
- a CDS encoding META domain-containing protein codes for MKKRLLAVLALPIILAACANNDSEATKVASEGDLVNNNWVLTQVDSKSLDLPEPFKAPNLELTDGLGANGHSGCNRYFGQAELKDGKLRIEKMGMTMMACPEPAMAMEQTMTKSLSEWSDVSVSGNLMTLTNASHTLTFERNSIK; via the coding sequence ATGAAAAAACGTTTACTAGCAGTTTTAGCACTACCTATTATTCTTGCAGCATGTGCAAACAATGACTCTGAGGCAACGAAAGTGGCATCTGAAGGTGATCTTGTTAATAACAACTGGGTGCTAACTCAAGTAGATAGTAAATCACTTGATCTTCCTGAACCGTTCAAGGCACCAAACCTTGAATTAACTGATGGTTTAGGCGCTAACGGTCACTCTGGTTGTAATCGTTACTTCGGTCAAGCTGAGCTTAAAGATGGCAAGCTACGCATCGAAAAGATGGGCATGACGATGATGGCGTGTCCTGAGCCTGCAATGGCGATGGAACAAACAATGACGAAATCATTAAGTGAGTGGAGCGACGTAAGCGTTTCTGGCAACCTAATGACGTTAACTAATGCTAGCCACACGCTAACGTTTGAACGTAACAGCATTAAGTAA